In Oncorhynchus tshawytscha isolate Ot180627B linkage group LG06, Otsh_v2.0, whole genome shotgun sequence, the following are encoded in one genomic region:
- the lg06h19orf44 gene encoding uncharacterized protein C19orf44 homolog isoform X1 yields the protein MWNRCGRSSALERAQAQLSERRITKNTADSKSHGDPGYVDTIANRRNTSQARQTPLQDLSDLSLSLEDDPPPESVGAGWGSRFLKKAPPPATSQSPAQSRTQTQPVEPKYVTTCQRSSQSAALSRLALIENRIRNRQQARDGPALSNRSTPPAPQERETPLTLSDQSSSDLSMKGKRFLKKSVNTSPTPAVVPKEKGPDLDLMPLGGFKAPTPPVRVASRGVTLDSDEEDMRKLLGGSFELSEDSLHKEARVSSQTTRQSFVKRSQKVSPSPPLVDWLSSVRALSRSPPFPQRLGSPNRFSSQALAQHSPSLSIRSASVVLSPSPSPPNTPASGRQGSPRARHLRCSRSSLSALSEVRSLEELFPEALGSLVELYPEDLPSDDAISEKSGVSDEFKLNIMSLDDLAPVITLGMSENKKMNKKETKAVKELAARSFMEEVSSEEQIPSEEPRKEYESDFESEIRTETDRSRVSEISEHLGYGDKDMSEVRNYIVSDTSRQDKYSSVSGGDRHVTHTDYSRTADSFTGRSSKGSYSRSSSRSHSVADTITPVWKRCSPSRRSVREAAVQTQADGLAYTWSSVCVGMAALGPAVGMAYVDPTPVASHTVSAEAVEALSAYSPAVFALNDMLRQQLALTKHFVQTSRHLHSSLLQSLGPADYTYTTLEDTKEFIRCHKPPQLTMEVALEEVLQEMREYHYI from the exons ATGTGGAATCGTTGTGGCAGGAGTTCAGCTCTGGAAAGAGCACAGGCACAGCTCTCAGAGAGGAGAATTACCAAAAACACTGCTGACTCGAAGAGTCATGGAGATCCA GGATATGTGGACACCATTGCCAATAGGAGAAACACCTCACAAGCCAGACAAACCCCACTCCAGGACCTGAGCGACCTATCGTTATCCTTAGAGGACGACCCACCACCAGAGAGCGTTGGGGCTGGTTGGGGGAGCAGGTTCCTCAAGAAAGCCCCTCCACCTGCTACCAGCCAATCTCCAGCCCAGAGCAGGACCCAGACACAGCCGGTTGAGCCCAAATATGTGACCACATGCCAGAGGAGCTCACAGAGCGCGGCCCTGAGCCGACTGGCCCTCATAGAGAACCGCATCCGAAACCGGCAACAAGCCAGGGATGGACCAGCACTGTCTAATAGGAGTACACCACCAGCCCCCCAGGAGAGGGAGACGCCCCTGACCCTATCTGACCAGTCCAGCAGTGACCTCAGCATGAAGGGAAAACGCTTCCTGAAGAAGTCAGTGAATACATCACCTACACCTGCTGTAGTTCCCAAGGAGAAAGGCCCAGATCTGGATCTCATGCCATTGGGTGGTTTCAAAGCCCCTACTCCTCCAGTCAGGGTGGCCAGTCGAGGTGTGACTCtggacagtgatgaagaggatATGAGGAAGCTCCTGGGAGGCTCTTTTGAGTTGTCAGAGGATAGCCTGCACAAAGAAGCAAGAGTGTCCTCACAGACAACTAGACAG TCCTTCGTCAAAAGAAGCCAAAAGGTATCACCCTCACCCCCACTGGTAGACTGGCTATCCTCAGTCAGAGCACTGTCCCGCTCCCCACCCTTTCCTCAACGACTCGGGTCCCCCAATCGCTTCTCCAGCCAAGCCCTGGCACAGCacagcccttctctctccatccgcAGTGCCTCAGTGGTCCTCTCTCCATCGCCCTCTCCCCCCAACACTCCCGCCTCAGGCAGACAGGGCTCCCCCCGGGCCAGACACCTCAGGTGCTCCCGGTCCTCATTGTCAGCCCTCAGCGAGGTGCGCTCCCTGGAGGAGCTCTTCCCTGAGGCCTTGGGCTCCCTGGTGGAACTCTACCCTGAGGACCTGCCCTCTGACGATGCCATCAGTGAGAAAAGTGGGGTCTCTGATG AATTCAAGCTTAACATTATGTCACTGGACGACCTGGCACCGGTCATCACGCTTGGAATGTCTGAGAACAAAAAAATGAATAAG AAAGAAACCAAAGCGGTCAAGGAACTTGCCGCTAGATCATTTATGGAGGAAGTTTCCAGTGAGGAGCAGATCCCATCAGAGGAGCCCAGGAAGGAATATGAGAGTGACTTTGAGAGTGAGATcaggactgagacagacaggagtaGGGTGAGTGAGATCTCTGAGCACCTGGGATACGGGGACAAGGACATGTCGGAGGTCAGGAACTACATCGTCTCGGACACATCCCGGCAAGACAAGTACTCCAGTGTCTCAGGGGGAGACCGTCACgtcacccacacagactacagtagaaccgCTGATTCATTCACTGGCAGAAGCAGCAAGGGTTCCTATTCCCGATCATCATCTCGCTCCCACTCTGTGGCTGACACCATCACGCCTGTGTGGAAAAGATGCTCGCCCAGCAGAAGGAGCGTGAGAGAGGCTGCGGTGCAGACCCAAGCAGACGGACTGGCCTACACCTGGTCCTCCG TCTGTGTAGGTATGGCCGCCCTGGGGCCAGCGGTGGGGATGGCCTACGTGGATCCAACCCCTGTTGCAAGTCACACCGTCAGTGCAGAGGCTGTGGAGG CCCTCAGTGCGTACAGCCCTGCTGTGTTTGCCCTTAACGACATGCTGAGGCAGCAGCTGGCCCTCACCAAACACTTTGTCCAGACCAGTCGCCACCTCCACTCCTCCTTGCTGCAGTCCCTGGGCCCTGCAGACTACACCTACACCACTCTGGAGGACACCAAGGAG TTCATTCGCTGTCACAAGCCTCCCCAGCTGACCATGGAAGTGGCCTTGGAGGAGGTTCTTCAGGAAATGAGAGAGTATCACTATATCTGA
- the lg06h19orf44 gene encoding uncharacterized protein C19orf44 homolog isoform X2, with the protein MWNRCGRSSALERAQAQLSERRITKNTADSKSHGDPGYVDTIANRRNTSQARQTPLQDLSDLSLSLEDDPPPESVGAGWGSRFLKKAPPPATSQSPAQSRTQTQPVEPKYVTTCQRSSQSAALSRLALIENRIRNRQQARDGPALSNRSTPPAPQERETPLTLSDQSSSDLSMKGKRFLKKSVNTSPTPAVVPKEKGPDLDLMPLGGFKAPTPPVRVASRGVTLDSDEEDMRKLLGGSFELSEDSLHKEARVSSQTTRQSFVKRSQKVSPSPPLVDWLSSVRALSRSPPFPQRLGSPNRFSSQALAQHSPSLSIRSASVVLSPSPSPPNTPASGRQGSPRARHLRCSRSSLSALSEVRSLEELFPEALGSLVELYPEDLPSDDAISEKSGVSDEFKLNIMSLDDLAPVITLGMSENKKMNKKETKAVKELAARSFMEEVSSEEQIPSEEPRKEYESDFESEIRTETDRSRVSEISEHLGYGDKDMSEVRNYIVSDTSRQDKYSSVSGGDRHVTHTDYSRTADSFTGRSSKGSYSRSSSRSHSVADTITPVWKRCSPSRRSVREAAVQTQADGLAYTWSSGMAALGPAVGMAYVDPTPVASHTVSAEAVEALSAYSPAVFALNDMLRQQLALTKHFVQTSRHLHSSLLQSLGPADYTYTTLEDTKEFIRCHKPPQLTMEVALEEVLQEMREYHYI; encoded by the exons ATGTGGAATCGTTGTGGCAGGAGTTCAGCTCTGGAAAGAGCACAGGCACAGCTCTCAGAGAGGAGAATTACCAAAAACACTGCTGACTCGAAGAGTCATGGAGATCCA GGATATGTGGACACCATTGCCAATAGGAGAAACACCTCACAAGCCAGACAAACCCCACTCCAGGACCTGAGCGACCTATCGTTATCCTTAGAGGACGACCCACCACCAGAGAGCGTTGGGGCTGGTTGGGGGAGCAGGTTCCTCAAGAAAGCCCCTCCACCTGCTACCAGCCAATCTCCAGCCCAGAGCAGGACCCAGACACAGCCGGTTGAGCCCAAATATGTGACCACATGCCAGAGGAGCTCACAGAGCGCGGCCCTGAGCCGACTGGCCCTCATAGAGAACCGCATCCGAAACCGGCAACAAGCCAGGGATGGACCAGCACTGTCTAATAGGAGTACACCACCAGCCCCCCAGGAGAGGGAGACGCCCCTGACCCTATCTGACCAGTCCAGCAGTGACCTCAGCATGAAGGGAAAACGCTTCCTGAAGAAGTCAGTGAATACATCACCTACACCTGCTGTAGTTCCCAAGGAGAAAGGCCCAGATCTGGATCTCATGCCATTGGGTGGTTTCAAAGCCCCTACTCCTCCAGTCAGGGTGGCCAGTCGAGGTGTGACTCtggacagtgatgaagaggatATGAGGAAGCTCCTGGGAGGCTCTTTTGAGTTGTCAGAGGATAGCCTGCACAAAGAAGCAAGAGTGTCCTCACAGACAACTAGACAG TCCTTCGTCAAAAGAAGCCAAAAGGTATCACCCTCACCCCCACTGGTAGACTGGCTATCCTCAGTCAGAGCACTGTCCCGCTCCCCACCCTTTCCTCAACGACTCGGGTCCCCCAATCGCTTCTCCAGCCAAGCCCTGGCACAGCacagcccttctctctccatccgcAGTGCCTCAGTGGTCCTCTCTCCATCGCCCTCTCCCCCCAACACTCCCGCCTCAGGCAGACAGGGCTCCCCCCGGGCCAGACACCTCAGGTGCTCCCGGTCCTCATTGTCAGCCCTCAGCGAGGTGCGCTCCCTGGAGGAGCTCTTCCCTGAGGCCTTGGGCTCCCTGGTGGAACTCTACCCTGAGGACCTGCCCTCTGACGATGCCATCAGTGAGAAAAGTGGGGTCTCTGATG AATTCAAGCTTAACATTATGTCACTGGACGACCTGGCACCGGTCATCACGCTTGGAATGTCTGAGAACAAAAAAATGAATAAG AAAGAAACCAAAGCGGTCAAGGAACTTGCCGCTAGATCATTTATGGAGGAAGTTTCCAGTGAGGAGCAGATCCCATCAGAGGAGCCCAGGAAGGAATATGAGAGTGACTTTGAGAGTGAGATcaggactgagacagacaggagtaGGGTGAGTGAGATCTCTGAGCACCTGGGATACGGGGACAAGGACATGTCGGAGGTCAGGAACTACATCGTCTCGGACACATCCCGGCAAGACAAGTACTCCAGTGTCTCAGGGGGAGACCGTCACgtcacccacacagactacagtagaaccgCTGATTCATTCACTGGCAGAAGCAGCAAGGGTTCCTATTCCCGATCATCATCTCGCTCCCACTCTGTGGCTGACACCATCACGCCTGTGTGGAAAAGATGCTCGCCCAGCAGAAGGAGCGTGAGAGAGGCTGCGGTGCAGACCCAAGCAGACGGACTGGCCTACACCTGGTCCTCCG GTATGGCCGCCCTGGGGCCAGCGGTGGGGATGGCCTACGTGGATCCAACCCCTGTTGCAAGTCACACCGTCAGTGCAGAGGCTGTGGAGG CCCTCAGTGCGTACAGCCCTGCTGTGTTTGCCCTTAACGACATGCTGAGGCAGCAGCTGGCCCTCACCAAACACTTTGTCCAGACCAGTCGCCACCTCCACTCCTCCTTGCTGCAGTCCCTGGGCCCTGCAGACTACACCTACACCACTCTGGAGGACACCAAGGAG TTCATTCGCTGTCACAAGCCTCCCCAGCTGACCATGGAAGTGGCCTTGGAGGAGGTTCTTCAGGAAATGAGAGAGTATCACTATATCTGA